The DNA window AATGTTGCCATCGGGATCACGGGTGAACAAGGCAGCACGTCCTGATGCACTCATCTGCACAGGGCAATGATGGGCTAGGAGTTGGCGTTTGGCTGCTTCCAAATCAGTCACAGCTAAAGCAAGGTGATAATTGCGACCCCAACGCTCATCCACTAAGCGATCGGGCACTTGCTCTGCCAGGATCAGATGCAGTTGCATGTCTCCTAATTGATACCAGATGCCAGGAAACTTCAGTGGGCGATCAACAGTTGGTAAGCCCAAAATCGTGCCGTAAAAGTGTGAAGATTTTGTTAAATCAGATACAAGTATTGCTGCGTGAAGATACTGAATAATTTGCATAGTGTAACTTAAATCTCAGCCAAATAGCGGATCGATCCTAGGTGTCCACAATGATACACTAGAGGCCTGATCTAATTCAGGAACTCTAGCCCGGTAGCCCCCTGCCGGGTTTCTTTAGTGGGAAT is part of the Cyanobacteriota bacterium genome and encodes:
- a CDS encoding VOC family protein, whose amino-acid sequence is MQIIQYLHAAILVSDLTKSSHFYGTILGLPTVDRPLKFPGIWYQLGDMQLHLILAEQVPDRLVDERWGRNYHLALAVTDLEAAKRQLLAHHCPVQMSASGRAALFTRDPDGNIIELSEVSN